In Bacillota bacterium, a genomic segment contains:
- a CDS encoding VOC family protein: MARSRPGGRRRTVYLDHLVHAVGELEEAREEAARFGLRFLPGGRHPAYGTRNALCYTAGLAYWELLAFERRPGRAPASGAAFVDEAWARLERQGPGLATLALGCDDLDAQVGRLRAAGLAVGEPRPGERVTPQGPVLRWRTAELGAWPAEAGPRPFLIQHEGEAAERRRLLERLGFLGPGGEGGFVLAELVWPVPHAEVAARLYERLLGAGAREEAGSRPAFRLGRCLLRLVPGPASAAVRLEPPLRGAWQGVRLEEA, encoded by the coding sequence GTGGCGCGAAGCCGGCCGGGAGGGAGGAGACGGACCGTCTACCTGGATCACCTGGTTCACGCCGTGGGGGAGCTGGAGGAGGCGCGGGAGGAGGCGGCGCGGTTCGGGCTCCGCTTCCTCCCGGGGGGCCGGCACCCCGCCTACGGCACGCGGAACGCGCTCTGCTACACGGCCGGCCTGGCTTACTGGGAGCTCCTGGCCTTCGAGCGCCGGCCCGGGCGGGCACCGGCCTCCGGCGCGGCCTTCGTGGACGAGGCCTGGGCGCGGCTCGAGCGCCAGGGGCCAGGGCTGGCGACGCTGGCGCTGGGGTGCGACGACCTCGACGCGCAGGTGGGGCGCCTGCGCGCGGCCGGCCTGGCGGTAGGCGAGCCGCGGCCGGGCGAGCGGGTGACGCCGCAGGGGCCGGTGCTGCGCTGGCGGACGGCCGAACTGGGGGCGTGGCCGGCGGAGGCGGGGCCGCGGCCCTTCCTCATCCAGCACGAGGGGGAGGCGGCGGAGCGGAGGCGGCTCTTGGAGAGGCTGGGCTTCCTCGGGCCGGGGGGCGAGGGCGGCTTCGTGCTGGCCGAGCTGGTCTGGCCGGTGCCCCACGCGGAGGTGGCGGCGAGGCTGTACGAGCGCCTTCTGGGCGCGGGGGCGCGGGAGGAGGCCGGCTCACGCCCGGCCTTCCGCCTGGGGCGCTGCCTGCTCCGCCTGGTGCCGGGGCCGGCTTCGGCGGCGGTCCGGCTGGAGCCTCCTCTGCGCGGCGCG